The following are from one region of the Hymenobacter sp. YIM 151858-1 genome:
- a CDS encoding tetratricopeptide repeat protein, protein MATATTDTARVLLLADLSASYRYSDFDSVEYYAKQGLQLARRIGYTKGAGRCLSRIGILMGERGNLPQALRTDLQALQLNEESHDLEGTARTLNQTGLLYFALDDFRPSIAYYLRAKRIYEQAGVTDDSQLVSVFTNLGASYEGLQMLDSAAYYLNLAYTRARQSRNVHTSCWGNPMPYVLRELGLLQVALGNEAAALGYYNRSARAALPENDRRSRCRTYQYLAELYEQRQQTDSSIYYARKALAVGQSLPFVVGVVRTSSLLAGAFEARGQRDSTLKYLRIKQQAEDSLYNPQRIKQLDAIGFAEQQRLRVLEQGQRHHREQERTYALLAGVGALGALALLQWRNNRRQRGANARLSALNRQVTQQKEELTNQRDRLSAMLHELKATQSQLVMREKMASLGELMAGVAYEVQVPMKHIRNLTGVNQQLVAELKAELARLPLAYDELEHLNDPLTSLGLNQAKIEQASQRADSIVRGMLEYASSSPAPRQLTDINAFVEDYLRLTYHDVRVKNKNFHAALLPRLDANAGSLSVVRHDLGRVLISLFAHAFNAVQQRLPLAEEDYVPQVMVSTHRTAEHVEIRIRDNGLGLSKAAQATAFERFLTPAAATEHANLGLSLSHDLIVQGHNGTLSINSEAGHYTEYLITLPLHMHKPAQLGLVHA, encoded by the coding sequence TTGGCTACGGCAACCACGGATACCGCCCGGGTGTTGCTGCTGGCCGATTTGAGTGCCTCCTATCGGTATTCCGACTTCGATTCGGTGGAGTACTACGCCAAGCAAGGGCTGCAACTAGCGCGGCGCATCGGCTACACCAAAGGAGCAGGGCGCTGCTTATCGCGCATCGGTATTCTGATGGGGGAGCGGGGCAACCTGCCGCAAGCCCTGCGCACCGATTTGCAGGCGCTGCAGCTCAACGAAGAAAGCCACGACCTGGAAGGCACCGCGCGCACGCTCAACCAAACCGGCTTGCTGTACTTCGCCCTCGACGATTTTCGTCCTTCTATTGCGTATTACCTGCGGGCCAAGCGCATTTATGAGCAAGCCGGCGTAACCGACGACTCGCAGCTGGTGAGCGTGTTCACCAACCTGGGAGCCAGCTACGAGGGCCTCCAAATGCTCGACTCGGCTGCGTATTACCTCAACCTGGCCTACACCCGCGCGCGTCAGTCGCGCAATGTGCACACCAGCTGCTGGGGCAACCCCATGCCTTACGTATTGCGCGAGCTGGGCTTGCTGCAGGTTGCCCTCGGTAACGAGGCGGCTGCCCTAGGGTACTACAACCGCAGTGCCCGCGCCGCCCTGCCCGAAAACGACCGGCGCAGCCGCTGCCGCACGTATCAGTACCTGGCCGAGCTGTACGAGCAGCGCCAGCAAACCGACTCCAGCATTTACTACGCGCGCAAAGCCCTGGCCGTGGGGCAATCGTTGCCGTTTGTGGTGGGCGTGGTGCGCACCAGCTCGTTGCTGGCCGGTGCCTTTGAGGCCCGCGGCCAGCGCGACAGCACCCTCAAATACCTGCGCATCAAGCAGCAAGCCGAAGACAGTCTGTACAACCCGCAGCGCATCAAGCAACTCGATGCCATCGGCTTTGCCGAGCAGCAGCGGCTGCGCGTTCTGGAGCAGGGCCAGCGCCACCACCGCGAGCAGGAGCGCACCTATGCGTTGCTGGCGGGCGTGGGCGCCCTAGGTGCGCTGGCGTTGCTGCAGTGGCGCAACAACCGGCGGCAGCGGGGTGCCAACGCCCGCCTGAGCGCCCTCAACCGCCAGGTAACTCAGCAAAAAGAGGAGCTTACCAACCAGCGCGACCGGCTGAGCGCCATGCTGCACGAGCTGAAAGCCACCCAAAGCCAATTGGTGATGCGCGAAAAAATGGCTTCGCTGGGCGAGCTGATGGCTGGTGTGGCCTACGAGGTGCAGGTGCCCATGAAGCACATCAGGAACCTCACGGGCGTAAATCAGCAATTGGTGGCCGAGCTGAAAGCCGAGCTTGCCCGCCTGCCTTTGGCCTACGACGAGCTGGAACACCTGAACGACCCGCTGACTTCGCTGGGGCTCAACCAGGCCAAGATCGAGCAGGCCAGCCAACGGGCCGATTCGATTGTGCGCGGCATGCTGGAATACGCGAGCAGCAGCCCCGCGCCGCGCCAACTAACCGACATAAACGCCTTTGTGGAGGACTACCTGCGCCTTACCTACCACGATGTGCGCGTCAAAAACAAAAACTTCCATGCGGCGCTGCTGCCCCGCCTCGATGCAAATGCCGGCAGCCTCAGCGTGGTGCGCCACGACCTAGGGCGCGTGCTGATTTCCTTGTTTGCCCATGCCTTCAACGCCGTGCAGCAACGCCTGCCGCTTGCCGAGGAGGACTACGTGCCGCAGGTGATGGTAAGCACGCACCGCACCGCCGAGCACGTCGAAATCCGCATCCGCGACAACGGCCTTGGCCTGTCAAAAGCCGCGCAGGCCACTGCGTTCGAGCGGTTTCTGACGCCCGCTGCCGCCACCGAGCACGCCAACCTGGGCCTCTCGCTCAGCCATGACTTAATTGTGCAGGGACACAACGGCACTTTGTCCATCAACAGCGAGGCCGGGCATTACACCGAGTACCTCATTACCCTGCCTTTGCATATGCACAAGCCCGCCCAATTAGGGCTGGTGCATGCGTAG
- a CDS encoding acyltransferase family protein, with protein sequence MSTSPKPYYPALTGIRAIAAYLVYFYHFVPFPLDTWLGRIMHEGHVGVAIFFVLSGFLITIRYMDHIQGTMAWATRYVWGRFSRIYPMYFLLTAVTFFAIWREPALDITGQWPSYVTSDKILIPLLNFTFLRGFSERFVFTGVAQGWTLTVEETFYLTAPFLLFAAKKRFWPLLVYAFLFLSIGIGLALVFSKIQFFGFFGSLTFVLDQTFFGCSVSFLFGMALAFWVKRYSIQQTSNSLMTWLGCLGIIVCMCVYAYFESPDEGNILTRHPLNSTTGGLLLPLSVVFLLYGLMYEFTFFRRVLSSRVSQQLGKSSYSFYLIHMGVLQVWLSRYVSGNVWVLFGLLVLLSLILHYIIEEPLHKRLIRIVRRTPNP encoded by the coding sequence GTGTCTACCAGCCCAAAACCATACTACCCAGCTTTAACAGGCATTCGAGCCATTGCTGCATACCTGGTTTACTTTTATCACTTCGTGCCTTTCCCACTAGATACTTGGCTTGGTCGCATTATGCATGAGGGCCATGTGGGTGTTGCTATATTTTTTGTACTAAGCGGCTTTTTGATTACCATTCGCTATATGGACCACATCCAGGGCACAATGGCATGGGCGACTCGGTACGTATGGGGGCGTTTCTCCCGCATTTATCCGATGTATTTCCTGTTAACGGCTGTCACATTTTTCGCCATTTGGCGAGAACCAGCTTTGGATATAACCGGGCAATGGCCTAGCTATGTTACGAGCGACAAAATCTTAATACCGCTTCTGAATTTTACTTTCCTTCGCGGCTTTTCTGAGCGGTTCGTATTCACAGGAGTTGCACAGGGATGGACCCTGACTGTCGAAGAAACATTTTATTTAACTGCTCCATTCTTACTCTTTGCGGCCAAAAAAAGGTTTTGGCCGTTGCTTGTGTATGCATTTTTGTTCCTAAGCATAGGTATTGGCCTAGCTTTGGTGTTTTCAAAAATTCAATTCTTTGGTTTTTTTGGGTCACTTACTTTTGTTCTCGACCAAACATTTTTTGGCTGCAGCGTTTCTTTTCTGTTTGGCATGGCTCTCGCCTTTTGGGTCAAACGCTATAGCATTCAACAAACCAGCAACTCGTTAATGACTTGGCTAGGTTGCCTCGGGATTATCGTTTGCATGTGCGTGTATGCGTATTTTGAGTCGCCAGATGAGGGCAATATACTTACACGGCATCCCCTGAATTCAACCACCGGAGGCCTATTGTTGCCCCTATCCGTAGTGTTTTTGTTATACGGCTTGATGTATGAGTTTACTTTCTTTCGAAGAGTATTATCTAGCCGAGTTAGCCAACAACTTGGGAAGAGCTCCTATAGCTTTTACCTGATTCATATGGGCGTACTTCAGGTATGGCTTTCGCGCTACGTTAGTGGTAATGTATGGGTGCTATTTGGGCTGCTGGTATTGTTATCACTTATTTTGCACTACATCATCGAAGAACCATTACATAAACGACTTATTCGCATAGTACGTAGGACACCGAACCCATAG
- a CDS encoding TVP38/TMEM64 family protein codes for MRIFRELLRTNFSTLFSMGLLVALPVVGSSSLSWVLYQNQQLLQHLTAWQILLYFAIIAFTMAFALTPTTFVALVTGFYLGWWGFPGMVLSYMLAAMVGYAVAASLDHGKMMRFLHHFPKAEAVMQELKNESWQLILLTRISPVLPFALMTFVLTVMRVDKKRFLSASVLGMLPRSMFFYWLGTKAQDVFALIRDPDSGTAGKLLVAGLIAISVFGLYWLFDRALKRALKKTQKNSA; via the coding sequence ATGCGCATCTTCCGCGAACTGCTTCGCACCAACTTTTCCACCCTGTTTTCGATGGGGCTGCTGGTGGCTTTGCCGGTGGTGGGCAGTTCTTCGCTTAGCTGGGTGCTCTACCAAAACCAGCAACTGCTGCAGCACCTCACGGCCTGGCAAATACTGCTCTACTTCGCCATTATTGCTTTTACCATGGCGTTTGCCCTCACGCCAACCACCTTCGTGGCGCTGGTAACGGGGTTTTACTTGGGGTGGTGGGGCTTTCCGGGCATGGTGCTGAGCTACATGCTGGCGGCCATGGTTGGCTACGCCGTAGCCGCCAGCCTCGACCACGGCAAGATGATGCGCTTTCTGCACCACTTCCCGAAGGCCGAAGCCGTGATGCAGGAGCTCAAAAACGAAAGCTGGCAGCTGATTTTGCTCACGCGCATTTCGCCGGTGCTGCCGTTTGCGCTCATGACGTTTGTGCTCACGGTGATGCGCGTGGATAAGAAGCGGTTTTTGTCGGCCTCGGTGCTGGGCATGTTGCCGCGCAGCATGTTTTTTTACTGGCTGGGCACCAAAGCGCAGGACGTGTTTGCCCTAATCCGCGACCCCGACAGCGGCACGGCCGGCAAGTTGCTCGTGGCCGGGCTGATTGCCATTTCGGTGTTTGGCCTGTACTGGCTTTTCGACCGGGCCCTGAAGCGCGCCCTGAAAAAAACGCAAAAAAATTCCGCCTGA